A portion of the Acidisarcina polymorpha genome contains these proteins:
- a CDS encoding ArsR/SmtB family transcription factor, producing the protein MTNHNHLVMVCLVKLAAANHVFRALADPTRRAIFEQLTRQGEQTVHALTRSAGVSQPAVSKHLTVLKRAKLVRHRREGRETHYRAQQEALAPMVDWLNLYGAFWRERFDRLETLLGRMDEQVP; encoded by the coding sequence TTGACAAACCATAACCATTTGGTTATGGTTTGTCTCGTGAAGCTGGCCGCTGCCAATCACGTCTTCCGGGCTCTCGCCGACCCCACCCGCCGGGCGATTTTCGAGCAGCTCACCCGGCAAGGCGAACAGACCGTTCACGCACTTACTCGTTCCGCGGGCGTCTCCCAGCCCGCTGTCTCCAAACATCTGACCGTACTGAAGCGGGCCAAGCTGGTTCGGCATCGCCGCGAAGGACGCGAAACTCACTATCGCGCTCAGCAAGAAGCGCTGGCCCCGATGGTCGACTGGCTCAATCTCTACGGCGCTTTCTGGCGCGAGCGCTTTGACCGTCTCGAAACCCTCTTGGGAAGGATGGATGAACAAGTCCCATGA
- a CDS encoding sigma-70 family RNA polymerase sigma factor has protein sequence MFGIAYRVLGSTAEAEDIVQDAWMRWQATDRSVVDNPSTRLATTTTRMCINFAQSAQSRRETYLGSWLSEPVDTSTDPMLGAERAEALKLAVLILLEKLPPTERAAYVLREAFDYSYRQIAEILQIEEANARQIITRARKHVTEERRIPVSADEQRRLLETFIAAAQKGDLAALEGLFAEEVVSFSDGGGIVRSAARVPVIGRERVAKFVAAFASHFWTGITLTWVETNGQASVLLLRQGAPSALATIDASAQGIDRIMWMLRPSKLAAVSTVKQTIR, from the coding sequence TTGTTCGGAATAGCTTACCGGGTACTTGGAAGCACAGCAGAAGCCGAGGACATCGTGCAGGACGCCTGGATGCGGTGGCAGGCTACCGATCGCAGTGTCGTTGATAACCCGTCAACACGCCTGGCCACGACGACAACACGAATGTGTATTAATTTCGCCCAGAGCGCTCAGTCTCGTCGAGAAACTTATCTCGGGTCCTGGCTTTCCGAACCGGTCGACACTAGCACCGATCCCATGTTAGGCGCGGAGCGTGCCGAAGCGTTGAAGCTTGCCGTGCTGATTCTCCTGGAAAAGCTTCCTCCTACGGAACGCGCCGCATATGTTCTGCGCGAGGCATTCGACTATTCTTATCGCCAGATCGCTGAAATATTACAGATCGAGGAAGCAAATGCCAGGCAGATCATAACTCGCGCTCGTAAGCATGTTACGGAGGAACGGCGCATCCCCGTCAGTGCTGATGAGCAACGACGCCTTCTGGAGACATTCATTGCTGCCGCGCAAAAGGGAGATCTGGCGGCTCTCGAGGGTCTGTTCGCCGAAGAGGTCGTCTCGTTCTCGGATGGCGGCGGGATCGTGCGTTCGGCTGCACGTGTCCCAGTCATCGGACGCGAGCGAGTTGCGAAGTTTGTCGCTGCCTTCGCGTCACACTTCTGGACGGGAATTACGCTGACCTGGGTTGAAACAAATGGCCAGGCATCTGTTCTTTTGTTACGCCAAGGCGCCCCCTCTGCGCTCGCGACGATTGATGCCTCGGCGCAGGGCATCGATCGGATCATGTGGATGCTGAGGCCAAGTAAGCTCGCTGCTGTTTCAACGGTCAAGCAAACTATCCGCTGA
- a CDS encoding TetR/AcrR family transcriptional regulator codes for MDGLAGINNRVYILPDHDRRRGDCPGANTNAVADRAGVGTGSLYQYFPNKESLLASLIEREVHPFISAMKQIPADLPFRAALRRVIEASIVQQVRRPELARRIDFAEK; via the coding sequence ATGGACGGTCTTGCAGGGATCAACAATCGTGTTTACATCCTCCCCGATCACGATAGGCGTAGGGGCGACTGCCCAGGAGCCAACACCAACGCCGTCGCTGACCGTGCCGGCGTGGGCACCGGCTCGCTTTATCAGTACTTTCCGAACAAGGAATCGTTGCTCGCCAGCCTCATCGAACGTGAAGTACACCCGTTTATTTCGGCTATGAAACAGATACCGGCAGATCTGCCTTTTCGGGCGGCTCTGCGCAGGGTGATCGAAGCGTCGATCGTGCAGCAGGTGCGCCGGCCGGAGCTGGCCAGGCGCATCGACTTCGCAGAAAAGTAG
- a CDS encoding DUF1624 domain-containing protein, giving the protein MSFSQQLAYHRTSSEPLQPVSQKGRRRVPSIDVLRGFVMVLIALDHTRDFFSAQIISVADPSRLTLPYFFTRWITHLCAPTFVFLSGLSVYLQASSGKSRAELSKLLLVRGCWLIILQFTVVYFVLIGPPGVGILQIIGAIGLSMLVLAVMVWLPLPSITAIGIAVVAGHNVFDTVHAEHLGHWSALWKIAHERGFISFHGRLLLSVVYPFAPWSGLMLLGYSFGQLWILPLRDRTRMTAWLGFSSIALFIVLRALHSYGDPNTWINYGPTERTVTSFLNVEKYPPSLQYVAITIGIVLLLLGWIDASLSTGRAPWLRTTLEVYGRAPLAYYIAHLALIHLLAIVTCAMTGHDWHRFATPLPYGSFIAGPPKGYGFSLPGVYVIWVVIILALYLPVKWYADYKRVHPEQWWLRYL; this is encoded by the coding sequence ATGTCCTTCTCGCAACAGCTAGCCTACCACCGTACATCTTCAGAGCCACTTCAACCTGTGTCGCAGAAGGGCCGCCGCCGCGTTCCTTCCATCGATGTACTGCGGGGATTTGTCATGGTGCTGATAGCCCTCGACCACACGAGGGATTTCTTCTCCGCACAAATTATTAGTGTGGCCGATCCTTCTCGCCTCACGCTTCCATATTTCTTTACCCGCTGGATCACGCACCTTTGCGCACCTACATTCGTGTTTTTGTCTGGACTATCAGTGTATTTGCAAGCGTCAAGCGGGAAGAGTAGGGCAGAACTATCCAAGCTTCTGTTGGTGAGGGGATGTTGGCTGATTATTCTGCAGTTCACAGTCGTCTATTTTGTCCTCATAGGGCCACCGGGGGTCGGCATCCTTCAGATCATCGGAGCCATTGGTCTTTCCATGTTGGTCCTGGCAGTGATGGTCTGGCTGCCGCTCCCAAGTATCACCGCAATCGGTATTGCCGTTGTTGCTGGTCATAACGTATTCGATACCGTACATGCAGAACATCTAGGGCACTGGTCGGCACTGTGGAAGATCGCGCACGAGAGGGGTTTCATAAGCTTTCATGGGAGGCTGCTCCTATCTGTTGTGTATCCCTTCGCTCCGTGGAGCGGCCTTATGCTGCTCGGATACAGCTTCGGACAGCTGTGGATCCTGCCTCTTCGAGACCGCACACGCATGACTGCTTGGCTAGGCTTCTCGTCCATCGCCCTATTCATCGTCTTGCGCGCCCTTCATAGCTATGGGGATCCCAATACCTGGATAAACTATGGGCCCACGGAGCGGACGGTCACTTCGTTTTTGAACGTAGAAAAGTACCCACCTTCTCTGCAGTACGTTGCAATTACGATCGGAATCGTGCTTCTTCTGCTCGGGTGGATAGACGCTTCGCTTTCTACTGGCCGCGCTCCGTGGTTGCGAACCACATTGGAGGTGTACGGTCGCGCACCTCTGGCTTACTACATCGCGCATTTGGCCCTCATTCATTTGTTGGCCATTGTGACATGCGCAATGACTGGCCATGACTGGCATCGATTTGCGACGCCATTACCTTACGGGAGCTTCATCGCGGGTCCTCCCAAGGGTTATGGTTTTAGCCTTCCAGGTGTCTATGTCATTTGGGTGGTCATCATTCTCGCTCTATATCTTCCAGTCAAGTGGTATGCCGATTACAAGAGGGTCCATCCTGAACAATGGTGGTTGCGATACCTTTGA
- a CDS encoding alpha/beta fold hydrolase codes for MRTKGMADDFDYLFDYQGPKSLICYSHDNGDSMALDCAERYPDQADKVILMDAGVLDDSERAIPLYSSDLEGFVPAFTRCRHESIVRITEAYTWSLKYRG; via the coding sequence ATGCGTACAAAAGGTATGGCCGACGATTTTGATTATTTGTTTGATTACCAAGGGCCTAAGTCCCTCATTTGTTATAGCCATGATAACGGAGATTCGATGGCGCTCGATTGTGCGGAACGGTATCCGGATCAAGCAGACAAGGTGATCCTCATGGATGCTGGAGTGCTGGATGATAGCGAGCGTGCGATCCCTCTATATTCCTCCGATCTTGAAGGCTTTGTGCCCGCCTTCACGCGATGCCGGCATGAGTCAATCGTAAGGATCACTGAAGCCTACACTTGGTCCCTTAAATACAGAGGCTAA
- a CDS encoding cytochrome P450, whose amino-acid sequence MQAADAPVHTVHRRAIMRGFMPLVADVVKTSIQVRVDRMIDSLFAKGSFDFVADFAYPLPSLVIFDLLGIPEEDHATIRDTAKLFWLFPVAMYQQDLELLDRIANQALCAEGTLLRIMDQRRSNPQMDLISSLIRPTEGDESIPDDDIVVMCIFLLMAGHETTANLLSGALLHLLRERAHWDLLRSNPQILGSAVEELLRFISPVLWVARLVRKDVQVGGKWLRAGEEVRVSIGAANHDPTRFDHPERLDLTRTGSSSLAFGYGIHTCLGAALARMETNVALASLLRRAPGIRLLSDSVEYAPIYFFRALKSLPISIAS is encoded by the coding sequence ATTCAGGCCGCAGACGCGCCTGTGCATACGGTACACCGGAGGGCGATCATGCGCGGCTTCATGCCCTTGGTAGCGGATGTGGTGAAGACTTCTATACAAGTCCGTGTCGATCGGATGATCGACTCACTCTTCGCTAAAGGATCTTTCGACTTTGTCGCAGACTTTGCTTATCCGCTTCCTTCATTAGTCATCTTCGATCTTCTAGGCATACCGGAGGAGGACCATGCCACCATCCGTGATACCGCCAAACTGTTCTGGCTCTTCCCCGTGGCGATGTATCAGCAAGATCTAGAACTCCTTGACAGGATTGCGAACCAAGCTCTGTGCGCCGAGGGTACGCTGCTTCGGATAATGGATCAGAGGCGCAGCAACCCGCAGATGGATCTCATCTCCTCGCTGATCCGCCCAACTGAGGGAGACGAGTCCATTCCCGACGACGACATCGTGGTGATGTGTATTTTTCTTTTGATGGCGGGGCACGAAACTACAGCGAACCTTTTAAGCGGAGCACTGCTACATCTGCTCAGGGAGCGCGCACACTGGGATCTGCTCAGATCCAATCCACAAATTCTTGGGAGCGCTGTCGAAGAGTTGCTGCGCTTTATCAGCCCTGTCCTCTGGGTGGCACGCCTCGTCCGCAAAGATGTTCAGGTCGGAGGGAAATGGCTTCGCGCAGGAGAGGAAGTCCGAGTATCCATCGGCGCCGCAAACCACGATCCAACGCGGTTTGATCATCCAGAGAGACTTGACCTCACGAGGACCGGTAGCTCATCTCTTGCATTTGGTTATGGAATCCATACCTGCCTGGGCGCGGCTTTGGCACGCATGGAGACAAATGTTGCTCTTGCAAGTTTGCTGCGCCGCGCTCCGGGCATTCGCCTACTGAGCGACAGTGTAGAGTATGCCCCAATCTATTTTTTCCGCGCGCTTAAATCCCTTCCCATTTCGATTGCCAGCTAA
- a CDS encoding cyclic peptide export ABC transporter → MIQLVRFLGVKKWLSIFFVILLGLCAGLSYSLLIVVVEKVIAHQLSWQVATQMFCACALMHTGARFASVRLMMRLSENAISRARVDLCKLILETPIEQISRCGNPKILAALTTDMDIMSAGYRALINALLNTVVVLSSIAYLFAIYVPFGVMLLSFLLVGVVIQNRATRWPIARAAQARRTLDSLHESLSRLVRGARELQLNRQRATFYLETAVSRYAGKTAQLVAECMGQFALVTSLGELMFFSALLLLLLPVFSPHATATVTASAIIVMLFVSSSIGELLHLLPDMGRATASLSHVLAMFDIMQQAPRVTQQKPSPKPHFESIELRELIHEYTTNGTHAFKVGPVNFTLQPSEIVFIVGGNGSGKTTLMMLLLGLYEPKDGCILLNRKNIEAHELDRYRSYFSAVFSDYELFDTIFDCSLETAARATVLLEKLRLGDKTSITEGRFSSMALSSGQRKRLALVSAYLEDRPVYVFDEWAADQDPQFRHMFYSELLPELRRAGKAVVAITHDSQYFHYADRVLQMCNGRLSAWSPTSTMF, encoded by the coding sequence GTGATTCAGCTCGTTCGTTTCCTGGGTGTAAAGAAATGGCTCTCCATTTTCTTCGTGATCCTTTTGGGCTTGTGCGCAGGCTTGTCGTACTCACTTCTGATCGTCGTCGTGGAGAAGGTAATAGCGCACCAACTCTCCTGGCAGGTTGCCACGCAGATGTTTTGTGCTTGCGCCTTGATGCACACGGGTGCAAGGTTTGCTAGCGTGCGCCTCATGATGCGGCTTTCTGAAAACGCCATCTCGCGCGCGCGGGTTGATCTTTGCAAGCTGATTCTGGAGACGCCCATCGAGCAAATCTCCCGCTGCGGTAACCCCAAAATACTCGCCGCTCTCACCACTGACATGGACATCATGTCGGCAGGCTATCGGGCATTGATTAACGCACTTTTGAACACCGTCGTAGTCTTAAGCAGCATCGCCTACCTGTTCGCGATCTATGTGCCCTTTGGAGTGATGCTACTCTCGTTTCTGCTCGTCGGCGTGGTCATCCAGAATCGCGCGACACGATGGCCGATAGCACGCGCTGCCCAGGCACGGCGGACGTTGGACTCCCTTCATGAATCACTTTCCAGGCTAGTTCGGGGCGCTCGCGAGCTGCAACTGAACCGTCAGCGCGCCACCTTTTATCTTGAGACAGCGGTATCGAGGTACGCAGGAAAGACAGCCCAGCTCGTTGCAGAATGCATGGGCCAGTTCGCGCTGGTCACGAGCCTTGGCGAGCTGATGTTCTTCTCCGCTCTGCTGCTGCTGCTGCTGCCCGTGTTCAGCCCGCACGCTACGGCAACTGTGACGGCTTCGGCGATCATCGTGATGTTGTTTGTCAGTTCCTCGATCGGTGAGCTCTTGCACCTCTTGCCGGACATGGGACGAGCCACTGCTTCGCTCTCTCATGTTCTTGCGATGTTCGATATTATGCAGCAGGCTCCGAGAGTGACGCAGCAGAAGCCGTCTCCTAAGCCCCATTTTGAAAGCATCGAGCTGCGGGAACTCATACACGAATACACAACAAACGGCACACACGCATTTAAGGTCGGACCAGTGAATTTCACTCTCCAACCAAGCGAAATCGTCTTTATTGTGGGAGGGAACGGAAGCGGCAAAACAACGCTCATGATGCTGCTGCTTGGCCTGTATGAGCCGAAGGATGGCTGCATTCTACTCAACCGGAAAAATATTGAAGCTCATGAGCTCGATCGCTACCGATCCTACTTCTCGGCAGTTTTCTCCGATTACGAGCTGTTCGATACGATTTTTGATTGCTCTCTAGAAACAGCCGCACGAGCAACTGTCCTGCTGGAGAAGCTACGTCTGGGAGATAAAACGTCAATCACCGAAGGGCGGTTCAGCTCCATGGCGCTTTCCTCCGGCCAGAGGAAGCGCCTCGCTCTCGTGTCAGCCTACCTGGAAGATCGTCCCGTATATGTCTTCGACGAATGGGCCGCCGATCAGGATCCGCAGTTCCGGCACATGTTTTATTCAGAACTGCTGCCAGAGTTAAGGCGAGCCGGTAAGGCCGTGGTCGCCATCACTCACGACAGCCAGTATTTCCACTACGCGGATCGCGTCCTGCAGATGTGCAATGGACGATTGTCGGCCTGGTCTCCAACGTCAACCATGTTTTGA